Proteins from a genomic interval of Hornefia porci:
- a CDS encoding carbohydrate kinase family protein, producing MNLEKDIDVTALGELLIDFTECGPSGQGNPTYEANPGGAPCNVLSMLTRLGRKVAFIGKVGDDIFGRQLTKAVVEQGIDIGGLRKDPENHTTLAFVEKLPDGDRDFSFYRKPGADMSLLPEEVDCDRIRRARIFHFGTLSLTDEPVRSATREAVRAAEESGCIRSFDPNLRPPLWESEEEARRQTAYGLAHCDILKIADNEIRWFTGEEDFDAGLDVLQRDYPGIRLICLSMGPEGSLACYKGFRFRVPAFLNEKTIETTGAGDTFGACVLDFVLEHGLDDLSVGDLRSMLVFANAAASVVTTRRGALRVMPTREEVEELCGNAEERK from the coding sequence ATGAATTTAGAGAAAGATATTGACGTGACAGCTCTGGGTGAACTGCTCATCGACTTTACAGAATGTGGACCTTCCGGTCAGGGAAATCCGACCTATGAGGCGAATCCGGGCGGTGCGCCCTGCAATGTCCTCTCGATGCTGACCAGGCTGGGTCGGAAGGTCGCTTTTATCGGCAAGGTGGGGGACGATATTTTTGGCCGGCAGCTGACAAAGGCTGTGGTCGAGCAGGGTATCGACATCGGAGGCCTGAGGAAGGATCCGGAGAATCACACCACACTTGCCTTTGTGGAAAAGCTTCCTGACGGTGACCGCGATTTCTCCTTCTACCGGAAGCCCGGCGCGGACATGTCTTTGCTGCCCGAGGAGGTAGACTGCGACCGGATCCGGCGGGCGAGGATTTTTCATTTCGGCACTCTGTCTCTGACGGATGAGCCGGTGCGCAGTGCGACGCGGGAAGCCGTTCGTGCTGCGGAGGAATCCGGCTGCATCAGGTCCTTCGATCCGAATCTCCGGCCGCCTCTCTGGGAGAGTGAGGAGGAGGCCAGACGCCAGACTGCCTACGGTCTGGCTCATTGTGATATCCTGAAAATCGCGGACAATGAGATCCGCTGGTTCACGGGCGAGGAGGATTTCGACGCCGGCCTGGACGTTCTGCAGAGGGACTATCCGGGAATCCGTCTGATCTGCCTGTCCATGGGTCCGGAGGGAAGTCTTGCGTGCTACAAAGGCTTTCGCTTCAGGGTTCCCGCTTTTTTGAACGAAAAAACGATTGAAACCACCGGCGCGGGGGACACCTTCGGCGCCTGCGTACTTGATTTTGTTCTGGAGCATGGGCTGGACGACCTGTCCGTCGGCGACCTGCGGAGCATGCTGGTATTCGCCAACGCGGCCGCGTCCGTCGTGACGACGCGCAGGGGAGCACTCCGGGTGATGCCGACCCGTGAAGAGGTGGAGGAGCTTTGCGGAAACGCTGAGGAAAGAAAATGA
- a CDS encoding prealbumin-like fold domain-containing protein — MKRKRAVKLSVIVTAVLTLIILSGAACYAANDISKTNVTGLSIENVDPGSVLESGSTQKVKLTFQDNDSHAIENGDQITVSWPESSAAAYFVGYNKTIPLKAKTNSGEIAVGTAVVSKSGATLTFEGIPQNIYSLAGWVEFQVQAWNSSDQENTSEAAITSGEHSVTAKIHRAAAQTDQPESEDAAFYYKNGGIYPSDTGRIAWYLNINNGAGISGLQKGTLRIVKVIEGTTTPIPGVTFRLTRGDGREIKSGKYSIDMVTDEKGQAQIDNLPIGSYQIREIASPDYVVFDPDSEPIVFEIKETDTEGHIETIENRPNTPDPSITAPTDDNLPVVDPPEPGNPSDTVDPSGSDTGDTTDMARWISVLLLSVSALSFVWYRQRKNN, encoded by the coding sequence TTGAAAAGAAAACGTGCTGTTAAATTGTCTGTTATTGTTACCGCTGTGCTGACTCTTATAATCCTGAGCGGCGCCGCATGCTATGCCGCAAATGATATTTCGAAGACAAATGTCACAGGCCTTTCTATTGAGAATGTCGATCCGGGATCCGTTCTGGAATCCGGCTCCACACAAAAGGTGAAACTGACCTTTCAGGACAACGATTCTCACGCTATCGAAAACGGGGATCAGATCACAGTTTCATGGCCGGAGTCGAGCGCCGCAGCATACTTTGTAGGATACAACAAAACAATTCCGCTGAAGGCGAAGACGAACAGCGGCGAAATCGCAGTCGGCACCGCCGTCGTGAGCAAAAGCGGCGCTACATTAACCTTTGAAGGAATTCCGCAAAACATATACAGTTTAGCCGGCTGGGTTGAATTCCAGGTGCAGGCCTGGAACAGCTCCGACCAGGAGAATACCTCCGAAGCCGCGATCACGTCGGGAGAACATTCCGTCACGGCAAAGATTCATCGCGCTGCGGCTCAGACAGATCAGCCCGAGTCTGAGGATGCGGCCTTCTACTACAAAAATGGAGGAATTTACCCTTCTGACACCGGCCGTATCGCCTGGTATCTCAACATTAACAACGGTGCAGGAATCAGCGGACTCCAGAAGGGCACGCTCCGCATCGTGAAGGTCATCGAAGGAACAACAACGCCGATTCCCGGAGTTACGTTCCGTCTGACGCGCGGCGACGGCCGTGAAATCAAATCCGGCAAATACTCCATCGATATGGTGACCGATGAAAAGGGTCAGGCGCAGATTGACAACCTTCCGATCGGCAGCTACCAGATTCGTGAAATCGCATCGCCGGATTACGTCGTATTTGACCCGGACAGCGAACCCATCGTCTTTGAGATCAAGGAAACAGATACCGAAGGACATATCGAAACAATTGAAAACCGCCCGAATACGCCGGATCCGTCTATTACGGCACCGACCGACGATAATCTCCCGGTCGTCGACCCGCCCGAGCCGGGCAATCCGTCTGATACCGTCGACCCGTCAGGATCGGATACGGGCGATACGACCGATATGGCCCGATGGATTTCCGTCCTTTTACTGAGTGTCTCGGCTCTGTCCTTTGTTTGGTATCGGCAAAGAAAGAACAATTGA
- a CDS encoding VanZ family protein encodes MMTYVISGYALVAKALVPATAAYILFLAILAVSGNRKMISAHLLYLKEFIFLVYILSAGIITGLVFPESWRFDPDFSFNLTPFTNESLTMIFFNVLLFLPMGILLPAIFRKMNSWRNILTAAVLIPVGVEVTQMLFAGRLADIDDVIANFLGCMLGYVVYRILSALFCNRKKRPVGLGTASVLVDFLALCWGVTLRGWCLGDLVFRRLGLSAWSNNSDGVYAMSGVHYPEIVTLLLLGGALLLAGRYNKDYLAAPGAVIAVAGGVYTIVSMLLSVH; translated from the coding sequence ATGATGACATATGTTATCAGCGGCTATGCCCTTGTCGCGAAGGCTCTGGTTCCCGCCACAGCAGCGTATATTTTGTTCCTGGCGATTCTCGCGGTTTCAGGTAACAGAAAAATGATTTCAGCTCACCTGCTGTATCTGAAGGAGTTCATCTTCCTCGTTTATATTTTGTCGGCGGGGATTATAACAGGTCTTGTTTTCCCGGAAAGCTGGCGATTCGACCCGGATTTTTCCTTCAATCTGACGCCTTTTACAAATGAAAGTCTTACGATGATTTTCTTTAATGTTCTGCTCTTTCTTCCGATGGGGATATTGCTTCCGGCGATTTTCCGCAAAATGAACTCATGGCGGAACATACTGACCGCGGCAGTACTCATTCCCGTTGGAGTTGAGGTAACGCAGATGCTTTTCGCGGGGAGACTGGCAGACATTGATGATGTGATTGCCAATTTCCTCGGGTGCATGCTCGGATATGTGGTTTACAGAATACTGTCGGCACTGTTTTGTAACAGAAAGAAACGGCCGGTCGGGCTGGGAACCGCCTCGGTTCTGGTGGACTTCCTCGCGCTGTGCTGGGGAGTCACTCTGCGGGGCTGGTGCCTGGGTGATCTGGTGTTCCGGCGCCTTGGGCTCTCTGCCTGGTCGAATAACAGTGACGGCGTTTACGCGATGAGCGGGGTGCATTATCCGGAAATCGTGACACTGCTGCTGCTCGGAGGGGCTCTGCTGCTGGCCGGGCGATATAACAAAGATTATCTGGCGGCGCCGGGCGCCGTTATCGCTGTCGCGGGAGGCGTTTATACGATCGTCTCAATGCTGCTCAGCGTTCACTGA
- the ltrA gene encoding group II intron reverse transcriptase/maturase: MSTENKKESCLQRDSAERKEYAGARRSFRRIWKERDSAEPELLEAILDRRNMNKAYKRVKANKGAPGVDGMTIEEALPYLREHKDELIGRILRGKYTPSPVRRVEIPKPNGGIRKLGIPTVIDRIIQQAISQKLMPIYEPKFSDGSYGYRPGRSAKDAINRVKEYAEKGYRYAVSLDLSKYFDTLNHERLLNLLRKDIDDERVIQIIKRYLKSGVMVNGVVMETEEGSPQGGNLSPLLANIYLDEFDKEFEKRGVPCVRYADDIVLLSRSERAAKRLLETSTSYLEGKLKLTVNKEKSKVTSVFAIRNFKYLGFARGRNGSGIYVRVHAKSWRKMKAKLKDLSSRRWVQSVIPALHRIKVYMRGWLNYYGIAAMKNSIGKLNGWLYHRIRMCIWKMWKRPRSKMKYLMRLGIPKYYAYMTANSRRGYWFTSATSTVNRALSKEILVHIGFYDLSEAYQRMHINY, encoded by the coding sequence TTGAGCACAGAAAACAAGAAAGAAAGCTGCCTGCAAAGGGATAGCGCGGAACGTAAAGAGTATGCAGGAGCGCGCCGTTCATTCCGCCGGATATGGAAGGAAAGGGACAGTGCAGAGCCGGAACTTCTTGAGGCGATACTGGACAGAAGAAATATGAATAAAGCCTACAAGAGAGTGAAGGCAAACAAGGGAGCGCCGGGTGTCGATGGAATGACCATCGAGGAGGCACTGCCTTACTTGCGGGAGCATAAAGACGAACTCATTGGAAGGATATTACGTGGGAAATATACCCCGTCTCCGGTGAGGAGAGTCGAGATCCCGAAACCAAACGGTGGAATACGAAAGCTTGGTATTCCAACTGTCATTGACCGTATCATCCAACAGGCCATCAGTCAGAAACTCATGCCCATCTACGAGCCGAAGTTTTCGGACGGAAGCTATGGCTACCGGCCGGGACGAAGCGCAAAGGATGCGATAAACAGAGTGAAGGAATATGCGGAGAAAGGATACCGCTATGCGGTTAGTCTTGATCTCAGCAAATACTTTGATACGCTGAATCATGAGCGGCTTCTGAATCTGCTGAGAAAGGATATCGATGATGAGAGAGTCATTCAGATCATCAAAAGGTACCTGAAGAGCGGAGTGATGGTGAACGGTGTGGTTATGGAAACAGAGGAAGGTTCGCCCCAGGGCGGAAACCTTTCTCCGCTTCTGGCCAACATTTATCTGGATGAGTTTGACAAAGAGTTCGAGAAGCGCGGGGTACCATGTGTACGCTACGCAGATGACATTGTATTGCTGTCGAGAAGCGAAAGAGCCGCAAAGCGGCTGCTGGAAACGAGCACTTCATATCTGGAAGGGAAGCTGAAGCTGACCGTGAACAAAGAGAAGAGCAAAGTTACCAGTGTTTTCGCTATCCGAAATTTTAAGTACCTCGGCTTCGCACGGGGAAGGAACGGAAGCGGAATATACGTTCGCGTTCATGCGAAGTCGTGGAGAAAGATGAAGGCTAAACTGAAAGATCTCTCTTCCCGGAGATGGGTTCAGAGCGTCATTCCGGCATTGCACAGAATCAAGGTGTACATGCGCGGATGGCTAAATTATTACGGCATAGCCGCAATGAAGAACAGCATCGGAAAACTCAATGGATGGCTGTACCACCGAATCCGGATGTGCATCTGGAAGATGTGGAAACGGCCGCGGTCAAAGATGAAGTATCTGATGAGACTGGGAATCCCGAAATACTATGCCTATATGACGGCAAACAGCCGCAGAGGGTATTGGTTTACATCGGCGACCAGCACAGTCAACAGAGCTTTGTCGAAAGAAATACTGGTACACATCGGATTTTATGATCTATCCGAAGCATACCAGCGAATGCACATCAACTATTGA
- a CDS encoding LysR family transcriptional regulator, producing the protein MNLLNRASQEANMDVNYEHYRVFYFVVKCGSFTKAAEALNSSQPNVTRTMNRLEEELGCELLCRSNRGASLTKEGAELFPYVETAVEALSQGESVLAETLELQRGYLTIGASENAMALYLTEKLKEFHEAYPGIRLHIHNYSTSQAREQLRQGKIDFAVVTTPVADAEGIEVKRLLKFQETLVAGGAFRRGAKACRRLADLEDFPLISHGKGTMTFEFYRRLFLEQGLIFRPDMEVASSDQVLSLVEHGLGLGFLPEQMTKAAIRSGRLSRVSLEEQIPIRHVVLLTRRDTAKVAARRFANMLRAR; encoded by the coding sequence GTGAATCTGCTGAACCGGGCGAGCCAGGAGGCGAATATGGACGTCAACTATGAACATTATCGGGTATTTTACTTTGTTGTCAAATGCGGCAGCTTCACTAAGGCCGCGGAAGCGCTGAACAGCAGTCAGCCGAATGTCACCCGGACGATGAACCGCCTTGAGGAGGAACTCGGATGCGAGCTTCTCTGCCGTTCTAATCGGGGCGCATCGCTGACAAAGGAAGGGGCTGAGCTTTTTCCGTATGTTGAAACGGCGGTCGAGGCTTTGTCGCAGGGGGAAAGTGTTCTGGCGGAAACGCTGGAGCTGCAGCGCGGTTATCTGACTATCGGCGCCAGTGAAAACGCGATGGCCCTCTATCTGACAGAAAAACTGAAGGAGTTCCACGAGGCGTATCCGGGAATCCGTCTTCACATTCATAACTATTCTACTTCGCAGGCGCGGGAGCAGCTGCGCCAGGGGAAGATTGATTTTGCGGTTGTGACCACGCCGGTAGCGGATGCGGAAGGCATCGAAGTGAAACGGCTGCTGAAGTTTCAGGAAACGCTGGTGGCCGGCGGTGCGTTTCGCCGCGGTGCAAAAGCATGTCGCCGTCTGGCGGATCTGGAGGATTTCCCTCTGATTTCACACGGGAAAGGGACTATGACCTTCGAGTTTTACAGGCGGCTGTTTCTGGAGCAGGGACTGATTTTCCGTCCGGATATGGAGGTGGCCTCGTCAGATCAGGTTTTGTCGCTGGTGGAGCACGGTCTGGGGCTCGGGTTTCTGCCGGAGCAGATGACAAAAGCCGCAATCCGCAGCGGCCGTCTCTCCCGGGTCAGCCTTGAAGAACAAATCCCGATTCGCCATGTTGTTCTCCTGACCCGGCGCGATACCGCAAAGGTCGCCGCCCGCCGGTTTGCGAACATGCTGCGGGCCCGATAG
- a CDS encoding LytR/AlgR family response regulator transcription factor, translated as MKDLVNIGICDDDAASRSELADLCRTYAVRTKRQFRIQFFSSAAELLERADMSPGNPDLLLLDIEMETGMSGIELMEYLQLHRSSTLILFVTSHGELGPEAYGRNVCGFITKPVDEEAFFARLASTLQLLNDDDNIVYFQAERGYHRVYYSTGESELETGSLKELVSRLDPRLFVQCHKSYIINLQHVQRYSRPWKEITMDNNIVLPVSKRMLTSVKRAYAGYCASSFRKRWGC; from the coding sequence ATGAAGGATCTTGTTAATATCGGAATATGTGACGATGACGCGGCTTCCCGCAGCGAGCTTGCCGATCTGTGCCGGACGTACGCGGTCCGGACAAAGAGACAGTTCAGAATTCAGTTTTTTTCCAGCGCCGCGGAGCTGCTGGAGCGGGCGGACATGTCTCCGGGGAATCCGGATCTTCTGTTGCTGGATATCGAGATGGAGACAGGGATGTCCGGCATCGAGCTGATGGAATACCTGCAGCTTCATCGCAGCAGCACGCTGATTCTCTTTGTCACCAGCCACGGTGAGCTTGGTCCGGAGGCCTACGGCAGAAACGTATGCGGATTTATCACAAAGCCTGTGGACGAGGAGGCGTTCTTTGCCCGCCTCGCATCGACGCTCCAGCTGCTGAATGATGATGACAATATCGTGTATTTTCAGGCAGAGCGGGGGTACCACCGCGTCTACTATTCCACGGGAGAAAGTGAGCTGGAAACCGGGTCGCTGAAGGAACTCGTTTCCCGGCTGGATCCCCGGCTCTTTGTACAGTGTCACAAATCATACATCATCAACCTTCAGCATGTGCAGAGGTATTCCAGACCCTGGAAGGAGATTACCATGGACAATAATATTGTGCTTCCGGTATCGAAGAGAATGCTTACTTCGGTGAAACGGGCCTACGCCGGCTACTGTGCGTCGAGCTTCAGGAAGAGATGGGGGTGCTGA
- a CDS encoding TetR-like C-terminal domain-containing protein gives MADLCRQTIFCDLASTLQDNTGYDQWVDGFRSILYYGRANRKMFFHIFFSDYRSSLMTALDEYSHNIIRKAIRRCADDSRISVSSETINFMSDFYYFVFIGVIRQDISTRFSSDPEQILAGCQVTMESSIQKSLMKFAAAGK, from the coding sequence ATGGCCGATCTGTGCCGTCAGACAATATTTTGTGATCTGGCCTCAACCCTTCAGGATAACACCGGCTACGACCAGTGGGTGGACGGATTCAGAAGCATCCTCTATTACGGACGCGCAAACCGGAAAATGTTCTTCCACATCTTTTTTTCTGACTACCGCTCTTCCCTGATGACCGCCCTGGACGAATACTCACACAACATCATCAGAAAAGCAATCCGCCGCTGCGCCGACGACAGCCGGATCTCTGTCTCATCCGAAACCATTAATTTTATGTCCGACTTCTATTATTTTGTGTTTATCGGAGTCATCCGGCAGGATATCTCCACGCGGTTCAGTTCAGATCCCGAACAGATTCTCGCAGGCTGCCAGGTTACGATGGAAAGTTCTATACAGAAATCACTTATGAAATTTGCAGCCGCAGGAAAATAA
- the lon gene encoding endopeptidase La yields MFVVPVYNVIVVPEARILFQTDRFTQLAGRSPEEGEHVIFLVQKREESREELTADSFYPIGVSGVIKEVNPNGYLIVETTARVNVDSVRIGEEQRIELNVTPRADISDTDPEDEHERLEKLKAALIAYTSGFQWGPIARNYIMQWRNLNEIAAGMSQWMGNPPEDKYAILATDSKSARNDLIEKGMYEYIEIARLTTEAENEQEQDYRKAYRENAIRKQMDYLQKQLDEMHPENVSDARRFELKIEESGMNPDARREAEKVLNRLKQENQNSAESGMLYDYLDFVTGLSWKKEPAETIRISEAQEILDEDHFGMKRVKDRIIQQIAVMDLQKKQSGSILCFVGAPGTGKTSIGQSIARALHRKYVRVSLGGVRDEADIRGHRRTYIGAMPGRIMDGIAKSGVSNPVMVLDEVDKLGESYNGDPASALLEVLDPEQNSTFTDHYMNVPYDLSDVFFICTANTLDTIPEPLLNRMEVIRFPGYTAADKFQIARRHLLPKAMESMGIRPEDLKISDDVLRTIIDDYTAESGVRGLKKRLDTLCRVAAVEIVKNRTEAAGSMTAGITDGCEDKGAVSQEADAKGEVSSDDAAGSGVVVAVEDLRRYLDMTPISHDHVLAEKKPGIVTGLAWTSAGGEILFIETLFTKGNGKVVITGQLGDVMKESVQIAVSLVKSLFPDKEKLFEENDLHVHVPAGAVPKDGPSAGITLTTALASLVTGNAVSPKLAMTGEVSLRGVVTPIGGLTEKLMAAQRAGVETVFIPAENVNDLEDVPQEAKDKLEIIPVSEVKEVLQKAEIL; encoded by the coding sequence ATGTTTGTAGTACCTGTATATAACGTTATTGTCGTACCGGAGGCGCGTATCCTCTTTCAGACCGACCGGTTCACACAGCTGGCGGGCAGGAGTCCGGAGGAGGGCGAGCACGTTATCTTCCTGGTGCAGAAAAGAGAAGAGAGCCGGGAGGAACTGACTGCGGACAGCTTCTATCCCATCGGCGTTTCCGGCGTCATAAAGGAAGTAAACCCCAACGGATATCTGATTGTGGAGACCACGGCGAGGGTGAACGTGGATTCGGTGAGGATCGGCGAGGAACAAAGAATTGAGCTGAACGTTACGCCGCGGGCGGATATCAGCGATACGGATCCGGAGGATGAACACGAGCGTCTGGAAAAACTGAAGGCGGCGTTGATCGCCTACACCTCCGGCTTCCAGTGGGGACCCATCGCCCGCAATTACATCATGCAGTGGCGGAATCTGAACGAAATCGCCGCAGGAATGTCCCAGTGGATGGGCAATCCGCCGGAGGACAAATACGCGATTCTGGCGACAGACAGCAAGTCGGCCAGAAACGACCTGATTGAAAAGGGAATGTATGAATATATCGAAATCGCCCGGCTGACGACTGAGGCGGAGAACGAACAGGAGCAGGACTATCGTAAGGCTTATCGGGAGAACGCCATCCGGAAGCAGATGGATTATCTGCAGAAACAGCTGGATGAGATGCATCCGGAGAACGTCAGCGACGCGAGGCGGTTTGAACTGAAGATCGAGGAATCCGGTATGAATCCGGACGCCCGCCGGGAGGCGGAAAAGGTGCTGAACCGTCTGAAGCAGGAAAATCAGAACAGCGCGGAATCCGGAATGCTGTATGATTATCTCGATTTTGTCACCGGCCTGTCCTGGAAAAAGGAGCCGGCGGAGACGATACGCATCAGCGAGGCGCAGGAGATTCTGGACGAGGATCACTTCGGCATGAAGAGGGTCAAGGACCGTATCATTCAGCAGATTGCAGTTATGGATCTGCAGAAGAAGCAGTCCGGCTCGATCCTTTGTTTCGTCGGCGCTCCCGGCACAGGCAAAACCAGCATCGGACAAAGCATCGCCCGGGCGCTCCACAGAAAATACGTGCGTGTCAGCCTCGGCGGAGTGCGGGACGAGGCTGATATCCGCGGACATCGACGGACCTACATCGGCGCGATGCCCGGCAGAATTATGGACGGCATCGCCAAAAGCGGCGTTTCCAATCCGGTCATGGTTCTGGATGAGGTGGACAAGCTGGGAGAATCGTATAACGGCGATCCGGCGTCGGCGCTCCTGGAGGTGCTGGATCCGGAGCAGAACAGTACCTTCACCGACCATTATATGAACGTGCCTTATGACCTGTCCGACGTGTTCTTCATCTGTACGGCCAATACGCTGGATACGATTCCGGAGCCGCTGCTGAACCGAATGGAAGTCATTCGTTTTCCGGGATACACCGCGGCGGATAAATTTCAGATCGCGCGGCGGCATCTTCTGCCGAAGGCGATGGAATCCATGGGAATCCGCCCGGAGGATCTGAAGATCAGTGACGATGTGCTGAGGACGATTATCGACGATTACACGGCTGAGTCCGGCGTCCGCGGGCTGAAGAAACGGCTGGATACTTTGTGCCGTGTGGCGGCGGTGGAAATCGTGAAGAACCGTACCGAGGCTGCCGGCAGCATGACCGCCGGTATCACAGACGGCTGCGAAGATAAAGGTGCAGTTTCGCAGGAGGCCGATGCAAAAGGAGAGGTATCTTCCGACGATGCGGCGGGATCGGGAGTCGTCGTCGCAGTGGAGGATCTGCGCAGATATCTGGATATGACGCCTATCTCCCATGATCATGTGCTGGCGGAGAAAAAGCCCGGAATCGTTACGGGTCTGGCGTGGACCAGTGCCGGAGGAGAGATTCTGTTCATTGAGACTTTGTTTACAAAGGGAAATGGCAAGGTTGTGATTACCGGTCAGCTGGGAGACGTCATGAAGGAGTCTGTGCAGATCGCCGTCAGCCTTGTGAAATCGCTGTTCCCCGATAAGGAAAAACTGTTTGAGGAAAATGATCTGCACGTTCATGTCCCGGCAGGTGCGGTTCCCAAGGACGGACCGTCGGCGGGCATTACCCTGACAACGGCGCTGGCGTCGCTTGTTACCGGGAACGCGGTCAGTCCGAAGCTTGCGATGACCGGCGAGGTTTCGCTGCGCGGCGTCGTCACGCCGATCGGCGGACTGACTGAAAAACTGATGGCGGCGCAGCGCGCCGGAGTTGAGACGGTGTTCATTCCGGCGGAAAATGTGAATGATCTGGAGGACGTTCCGCAGGAGGCAAAGGATAAGCTGGAGATCATCCCTGTTTCCGAGGTGAAAGAGGTTCTGCAGAAGGCGGAGATACTGTGA
- a CDS encoding sensor histidine kinase, which translates to MVQVMTQFLSLAEYTLLLIIFYRGDFVRDRNRILVPAGAAALAFVTAGAASVLFDAGKTGAGAGALAGSLPFSVADNAVILSTGFAVLFAFCFLRCRLPDRVLAFCLCYSLQSFLDVIVLFLLNLTGRKALLEYSQSTNFVLALVATLALLLIVFFQSQRHWRIYIGRLSVICITAASLFFTYVVTVAAENTPEGGGRLLQLFVLGFIMIAAFSLAIILVDSARRRVSYEQASLNQYVDSYNTYLSALEKRENEYRRYRHDMRHHLEVISGLAEHRDNDKLLDYLSQCRERPELNGLPIFRSGNKIADVIIFEKSLAAYNSGVRLRCHGRLCDPYFTSDYDLCVILANLLENAVEYTKNNGFDSVEVYFVTDENRSIIEVRNEIRDNVNVSQSIRSTSKGDRRLHGHGISNVNAAVARYDGGVTYDREGREFVARVLIAGKV; encoded by the coding sequence ATGGTGCAGGTGATGACACAGTTCCTTTCGCTGGCGGAATATACGCTGCTGCTGATTATCTTCTACCGGGGAGATTTTGTGCGTGACAGGAACAGAATCCTTGTGCCCGCAGGCGCGGCTGCACTCGCATTTGTGACGGCAGGCGCCGCCAGTGTGCTGTTTGATGCCGGGAAGACCGGAGCCGGGGCCGGTGCGCTCGCCGGAAGTCTTCCATTCAGTGTAGCGGACAACGCGGTGATTCTGAGCACGGGATTCGCAGTCCTGTTCGCGTTCTGCTTTCTGAGATGCAGGCTGCCGGATCGTGTTCTGGCGTTCTGTCTGTGCTACTCCCTCCAGTCGTTTCTGGACGTGATCGTGCTGTTCCTGCTGAATCTGACCGGGCGCAAGGCGCTGCTGGAATATTCGCAGTCCACGAATTTTGTTCTGGCGCTGGTCGCGACGCTGGCGCTGCTCCTGATTGTGTTCTTCCAGAGTCAGAGGCACTGGCGGATCTATATCGGACGTCTGTCGGTGATCTGTATCACGGCGGCGTCGCTGTTCTTTACGTATGTTGTGACGGTGGCCGCGGAAAACACGCCGGAGGGCGGCGGGCGTCTTCTGCAGCTGTTTGTCCTCGGATTTATCATGATCGCCGCCTTCAGTCTCGCTATCATCCTGGTGGATTCCGCCCGGCGCAGAGTGTCCTACGAGCAGGCGAGTCTGAATCAGTATGTCGATTCCTATAACACTTATCTGTCCGCTCTGGAAAAGCGTGAAAATGAATACCGCCGTTACCGCCACGACATGCGGCACCACCTGGAGGTGATCAGCGGTCTGGCGGAGCACCGTGACAACGACAAGCTGCTGGATTATCTGTCCCAGTGCCGGGAGCGACCGGAGCTGAACGGTCTGCCGATTTTCCGTTCCGGGAACAAAATCGCGGATGTGATTATTTTCGAGAAATCGCTGGCCGCCTACAACAGCGGGGTACGGCTGCGCTGCCACGGCCGCCTGTGCGATCCTTATTTCACCTCGGACTATGATTTGTGCGTCATTCTGGCGAACCTTCTGGAGAATGCTGTAGAGTATACAAAGAACAACGGGTTCGACTCCGTCGAGGTATATTTTGTGACAGATGAAAACAGAAGCATCATCGAGGTCAGAAATGAAATTCGGGATAATGTCAACGTGAGCCAGAGCATCCGCTCGACCTCCAAAGGCGACCGCCGCCTCCACGGTCACGGAATCAGCAACGTAAACGCCGCCGTGGCAAGATATGACGGTGGCGTGACCTACGACCGGGAGGGCCGGGAATTTGTCGCCCGCGTCCTGATCGCCGGCAAAGTCTGA
- a CDS encoding PIN domain-containing protein: MIYLIDFENVSNGGFSGIENLTEKDEIKLFYSEKRSTISIGVHRKLEGSRAKKEYLPIKTGGKNALDFQLVTWLGYMIARNENAEYCIVSNDTGFDYAIDFWEKRGARVMRSADLNGVQMKHMREKLKELLPAASKDEADRIMELISKYKTKQGINNALVKKYGSEDAGVIYKSIRPMLAGKKGK; the protein is encoded by the coding sequence ATGATTTATCTGATCGATTTTGAAAATGTGTCCAACGGGGGATTCAGCGGAATTGAAAACCTGACGGAGAAGGACGAGATTAAACTGTTTTACTCGGAGAAGCGGAGCACGATCTCCATCGGCGTTCACCGGAAGCTGGAAGGCTCCAGAGCGAAAAAGGAATACCTGCCGATTAAGACGGGCGGGAAGAACGCGCTGGATTTCCAGCTTGTGACCTGGCTGGGATATATGATTGCCCGCAATGAGAACGCCGAATACTGTATCGTCAGCAACGATACAGGCTTTGATTACGCCATTGACTTCTGGGAAAAGCGCGGCGCGCGGGTCATGCGCAGTGCGGATCTGAACGGCGTTCAGATGAAGCATATGCGTGAGAAACTGAAAGAGCTTCTGCCGGCGGCAAGCAAAGATGAAGCGGACCGGATCATGGAACTGATCAGCAAATACAAAACCAAGCAGGGCATCAATAACGCGCTGGTCAAAAAATACGGTTCGGAGGACGCCGGCGTGATCTACAAATCAATCCGTCCGATGCTGGCGGGCAAGAAGGGAAAATAA